The Ensifer adhaerens genome contains a region encoding:
- a CDS encoding FAD-dependent oxidoreductase, producing the protein MADITTDVLIIGTGPAGSATAALLSSYGIENMVINRYRWLANTPRAHITNQRTMEVLRDLGRDVEDEAYMFAAEQDLMGENVFCTSLAGEEIGRMKSWGKHPVSRAEHQLSSPSQMNDLPQTFMEPLLFKTACSRGTQARMSTEYVSHVQDKEGVTTTCLDRLTGKEFTVRSKYLIGADGGNSKVAEHAGLTFEGRMGVAGSMNILFEADLSRYVAHRPSVLYWVLQPGADVGGIGMGLVRMVRPWNEWLIVWGYDINQPAPAVDEAHAKKVVRDLVGVQDLEITIKQVSTWTVNNMYATTMSNGRVFCMGDATHRHPPSNGLGSNTSIQDAFNLAWKLAFVLKGQASETLLDTYTTERAPVAKQIVTRANKSIEEFGPIFKALGLLDSIDPVKMQQNMDGRCRDTPAAEEQRSAIRKAIAAKVYEFDAHGVEMNQRYRSDAIVTDGQPEPAFAKDPELHFQQTTWPGARLPHAWVFSSDGTRASTLDLAGHGRFTVLTGIGGQGWIEAAKVVGRELGVEIATHAIGARQLWDDFTGDWAALSQVRDNGVVLVRPDHHVCWRSEALSADPVADLRRVMTAVLGR; encoded by the coding sequence ATGGCTGACATCACAACCGACGTACTCATCATCGGCACGGGGCCGGCCGGGTCCGCCACGGCCGCCCTGCTCTCGAGCTACGGCATCGAAAACATGGTGATCAACCGTTATCGCTGGCTGGCGAACACCCCGCGCGCCCATATCACCAACCAGCGCACGATGGAGGTTCTGCGCGATCTAGGTCGCGACGTGGAGGACGAGGCCTATATGTTCGCTGCCGAGCAGGACCTGATGGGCGAGAACGTCTTTTGCACCTCGCTCGCGGGCGAAGAGATCGGCCGCATGAAAAGCTGGGGCAAGCACCCGGTCTCCCGCGCCGAACATCAGCTGTCCTCGCCGAGCCAGATGAACGACCTGCCGCAGACCTTCATGGAGCCGCTCCTGTTCAAGACGGCTTGCTCACGTGGCACCCAGGCGCGCATGTCGACGGAATATGTCAGCCATGTGCAGGACAAGGAAGGCGTGACCACGACCTGTCTCGACCGGTTGACCGGCAAGGAATTCACCGTTCGCTCGAAGTATCTGATCGGTGCCGACGGCGGCAATTCGAAGGTCGCGGAACATGCGGGCCTCACCTTCGAGGGACGCATGGGTGTTGCCGGCTCGATGAACATCCTGTTTGAGGCGGACCTGTCACGTTATGTCGCCCATCGCCCTTCGGTGCTCTACTGGGTCCTGCAACCGGGCGCGGACGTCGGCGGTATCGGCATGGGCCTCGTGCGCATGGTGCGCCCCTGGAACGAATGGCTCATTGTCTGGGGATACGACATCAACCAGCCGGCACCGGCCGTCGACGAAGCCCATGCGAAGAAGGTGGTGCGCGATCTCGTCGGAGTGCAGGACCTGGAGATCACGATCAAGCAGGTCTCGACCTGGACGGTCAACAACATGTACGCGACGACGATGTCCAACGGGCGCGTCTTCTGCATGGGCGATGCCACGCACCGCCATCCGCCATCGAACGGGCTCGGCTCCAACACATCGATCCAGGATGCCTTCAACCTTGCCTGGAAACTCGCGTTCGTGCTGAAGGGTCAGGCGAGCGAAACGCTGCTTGATACCTACACAACGGAGCGGGCGCCGGTCGCCAAGCAGATCGTCACCCGCGCCAACAAGTCGATTGAAGAGTTCGGTCCGATCTTCAAGGCGCTTGGCCTTCTCGATTCCATCGATCCGGTGAAGATGCAGCAGAACATGGATGGGCGCTGCCGCGATACGCCGGCGGCGGAAGAACAGCGCTCCGCCATCCGCAAGGCGATCGCCGCCAAGGTCTACGAGTTCGACGCCCATGGCGTTGAAATGAACCAGCGCTATCGCTCGGATGCGATCGTCACCGACGGTCAGCCCGAGCCGGCCTTTGCCAAGGACCCGGAACTGCATTTCCAACAGACTACCTGGCCGGGGGCGCGGCTGCCGCACGCATGGGTTTTCTCGAGCGACGGGACGAGGGCCTCGACGCTCGATCTCGCCGGGCACGGCCGGTTTACCGTCCTGACCGGGATCGGCGGACAGGGCTGGATCGAAGCGGCGAAGGTCGTCGGACGTGAGCTTGGTGTCGAAATTGCGACCCACGCCATTGGCGCGCGGCAGCTTTGGGATGATTTCACCGGCGACTGGGCAGCGCTCAGCCAAGTGCGTGACAACGGCGTCGTGCTCGTGCGTCCTGACCATCACGTCTGCTGGCGCTCGGAGGCGCTGTCGGCAGATCCCGTCGCAGACCTGCGTCGGGTCATGACAGCAGTGCTTGGGAGGTAA
- a CDS encoding branched-chain amino acid ABC transporter permease encodes MSIAIPSFKVETRSGTSSLGALAAVTALALAIAAPLIVSRGVVQDLFFILTMLVLAQNWNLLAGYAGLISVGQQVFVGFGAYAMFGAVILAGVDPIVAILIAGVLSALLAIPTAFFTFRLQGPYFAIGTWVVAEVVRLLLAQWKALGGGTGTSLPREATRDMAGVDIVRDLFGMKAAAASDALTYWIALLLTLAIIGFIYRLLKSKQGLGLAAVRDNEQAARAVGVDARRMKALVYVATAFVTGLAGALIYVQKARISPDAAFSVTDWTAYVIFIVVIGGIGTIEGPIVGVVLFFLLQKLFADFGSWYLLVLGLIGILVMLFSPRGLWGLFSDRTGIQLFPVRRKLIGGPLEHMPKGGPNG; translated from the coding sequence ATGTCCATCGCCATTCCGTCCTTCAAGGTCGAAACCCGCAGCGGAACCTCATCGCTTGGGGCTTTGGCAGCAGTCACCGCCCTTGCGCTTGCGATTGCGGCTCCCCTCATCGTGTCCCGCGGCGTCGTGCAGGATCTCTTCTTCATTTTGACCATGCTGGTGCTCGCGCAGAACTGGAACCTGCTTGCCGGCTATGCCGGGCTGATCTCGGTCGGCCAGCAGGTCTTCGTCGGCTTCGGCGCCTATGCGATGTTCGGAGCGGTCATTCTGGCGGGCGTCGATCCAATCGTTGCGATCCTGATTGCCGGCGTTCTTTCAGCGCTTCTCGCCATCCCGACGGCCTTTTTCACCTTTCGGCTGCAAGGCCCTTATTTCGCCATCGGCACCTGGGTCGTGGCCGAGGTGGTGCGGTTGTTGCTCGCCCAATGGAAGGCGCTCGGCGGGGGTACCGGCACGTCGCTGCCGCGCGAGGCGACGCGGGACATGGCGGGCGTCGACATCGTTCGCGACCTCTTCGGCATGAAGGCGGCCGCGGCCAGCGATGCGCTCACCTATTGGATTGCGCTCCTCCTGACGCTCGCGATCATCGGCTTCATCTACCGCCTGCTGAAAAGCAAGCAGGGGCTCGGTCTCGCCGCCGTGCGCGACAACGAACAGGCCGCCCGTGCCGTTGGCGTCGACGCGCGTCGCATGAAGGCGCTGGTTTACGTGGCGACCGCCTTCGTCACCGGATTGGCCGGCGCACTGATCTACGTTCAGAAAGCACGCATCTCGCCGGACGCAGCCTTCTCCGTCACCGACTGGACGGCCTATGTCATCTTCATCGTCGTGATCGGCGGGATCGGCACCATCGAAGGGCCGATCGTCGGCGTGGTGCTCTTCTTCCTGCTGCAGAAGCTCTTTGCCGATTTTGGCTCCTGGTACCTGCTGGTCCTCGGCCTCATCGGCATCCTCGTCATGCTCTTTTCGCCGCGCGGTCTATGGGGCCTGTTCTCCGATCGTACCGGCATTCAGCTTTTTCCGGTCCGTCGCAAGTTGATCGGCGGACCACTCGAACACATGCCTAAGGGAGGACCAAATGGCTGA
- a CDS encoding branched-chain amino acid ABC transporter permease, translated as MSFIDTIVQGVLLGGLYALFAAGLSLVFGIMRLVNLAHGDLIVLAAFLILLLTSALGLNPFLAALVAAPLMFAAGWVLQYVVLNRTLGKDVLPPLLVTFGISIVLQNGLLEAFSADSRRVSIGTLESASIAVGPLNIGIMPLMTFLSALAVIFGLNQLIYRTALGRAFRATSDDVVTAGLMGIRPQRVFAMATGLAMVVVTIAALYLGTRANFDPTSGPSRLIYAFEAVIIGGLGSLWGTLAGGVILGVAQTLGAAVNPEWQILAGHLAFLAVLAIKPRGLFPRAVD; from the coding sequence ATGAGCTTCATTGACACAATCGTGCAGGGGGTTCTGCTCGGCGGGCTCTACGCCCTGTTTGCCGCAGGCCTCAGTCTGGTGTTCGGCATCATGCGGCTGGTCAATCTCGCCCATGGCGACCTGATCGTGCTCGCCGCCTTCCTGATCCTTCTGCTAACCTCGGCGCTCGGCCTCAACCCATTCCTGGCAGCGCTCGTGGCCGCGCCGCTGATGTTCGCCGCGGGGTGGGTGTTGCAGTATGTCGTGCTCAATCGCACGCTCGGCAAGGACGTCCTGCCGCCGCTGCTTGTGACCTTCGGCATCTCCATCGTTTTGCAGAATGGTTTGCTGGAAGCGTTCTCGGCCGACAGCCGCCGCGTCTCCATCGGCACGCTGGAGAGCGCTTCGATCGCGGTCGGCCCGCTGAACATCGGTATCATGCCGTTGATGACCTTCCTGTCGGCGCTCGCCGTGATCTTTGGCCTCAACCAGTTGATCTATCGAACGGCGCTCGGTCGCGCGTTCCGCGCAACTTCGGACGATGTCGTGACGGCAGGGCTGATGGGAATTCGCCCGCAACGCGTCTTTGCCATGGCGACCGGCCTTGCCATGGTCGTGGTGACGATCGCCGCCCTCTATCTGGGCACGCGCGCCAATTTCGATCCGACGTCGGGACCGTCCCGGCTGATCTACGCCTTCGAGGCCGTGATCATCGGTGGCCTCGGCTCGCTTTGGGGAACGCTTGCCGGCGGGGTGATCCTCGGCGTCGCGCAGACACTTGGAGCGGCCGTCAATCCGGAATGGCAGATCCTTGCAGGACACCTCGCCTTCCTCGCCGTTCTCGCCATCAAGCCGCGTGGGCTTTTCCCTCGCGCCGTCGATTGA
- a CDS encoding intradiol ring-cleavage dioxygenase: MEAHEKGFFTEENSIEVVTGRNKNAKDERLKQIMEVVTRKLHEAVREIEPTQEEWMDAILFLTRTGQMCNEWRQEFILLSDTLGVSMLVDAINNRKPSGASESTVLGPFHVQDAPELEMGANICLDQKGEDMVVGGHILDTEGRPIADAVIDVWQANDEGFYDVQQKGIQPEFNLRGVFRTGPDGQYWFRAVKPKYYPIPNDGPVGQMLEHLGRHPNRPAHLHYIIKADGHETLITHIFDPDDPYIHSDAVFGVKQSLLATFRRIEDPSRAADYGFSGRFWEVNHDFVLARSKRGAS, translated from the coding sequence ATGGAAGCGCATGAGAAAGGTTTCTTCACTGAAGAAAATTCGATCGAGGTCGTCACGGGCCGCAACAAGAACGCCAAGGACGAACGGCTGAAGCAGATCATGGAAGTGGTCACGCGCAAGCTGCACGAAGCGGTGAGAGAAATCGAGCCGACACAGGAGGAATGGATGGACGCGATCCTCTTCCTCACGCGCACCGGACAGATGTGCAACGAATGGCGCCAGGAGTTCATCCTTTTGTCCGACACGCTCGGCGTCTCGATGCTTGTCGACGCGATCAACAATCGCAAGCCGTCGGGTGCCTCCGAAAGCACCGTGCTGGGCCCGTTTCACGTCCAGGACGCCCCTGAGCTCGAGATGGGCGCAAACATCTGCCTCGACCAGAAGGGAGAGGACATGGTGGTCGGCGGCCACATCCTCGACACCGAAGGCAGGCCTATCGCCGATGCCGTGATCGATGTCTGGCAGGCCAATGACGAAGGCTTCTATGACGTTCAGCAAAAAGGCATCCAGCCGGAGTTCAATTTGCGCGGCGTCTTCCGCACCGGACCCGACGGCCAATATTGGTTCCGGGCGGTAAAGCCGAAATACTACCCGATCCCGAATGACGGCCCGGTCGGCCAGATGCTGGAGCACCTGGGGCGTCATCCCAACCGCCCGGCCCATCTCCACTACATCATCAAGGCCGACGGCCACGAAACGCTCATCACCCACATCTTCGATCCGGATGATCCGTACATCCATTCGGATGCGGTGTTCGGCGTGAAACAGAGCCTGCTTGCGACTTTCCGGCGCATCGAGGACCCATCCCGAGCCGCGGACTACGGATTTTCAGGTCGCTTCTGGGAAGTAAACCACGACTTCGTACTGGCGCGGTCAAAACGAGGCGCAAGCTGA